GATTGTTTATTTTGGGGCTATAGAGTAATCATACCAACCAAATTCCGTAAGTCAATTCTAACTGAACTGCATTCTTGTCATATTGGCATGTCGAGTATGAAAAGCATTGCGCGTTCGTATTTCTGGTGGCCTAGTATAGATAAAGAAATTGAGGATATGGCCCGAAACTGCAATGAATGCATAAATGCGAGACCTAATCCTCCTAAGTCAGTACTAACTCCGTGGAAATGGCCACAAAGACAATGGACGAGAGTGCATTGCGATTTCTTAGGTccgtacaaaaacaaaacattcctAATTATTGTCGATGCAACCACAAAGTGGCTAGAAGTTTTTCAAGTAAATTCGATGACAGCACAAACGGTCATAACAAAACTGTCTGAGTTAATTGCACGTTTTGGCATTCCCAGAACAATAACAACTGACAatgcaaaatgttttaatggcgATGAATTCCAGTCATATTGCAAGACACTAGGTATCAGGCACTTGACAGGGGCACCTTTCCACAAATGGATTTGCCGAATCTGGAGTAAAAATAGTTaagcaattttttaataaatgttcaacATCATTACaccatttgaataaatttttattgatgtatagaAATACTGTACACTCAACCACAAATGAAACGCCAGCAAAACTTATGTTTGGCCGCTCAACACGTACCATTTTCGATTTATTAATCCCAAACACAAATGAAGTAGTTATTAATAAccaaattacacaaataaaaaattcaggaaaaagagatattaatataaaagaggGTGATTTGGTATTAGTTAAGgattatcgaaataaaaatgaaaattggcaAAAAGGAAAAATTACAGAAAACATTAGTAAAAACACTCATAAAATCATACTAGACGAGGGTTCTGAATGGATAAGACACACTGATCAGATATGGCCACACaaccaaataaataactcaCTGTCACCTACACCAGCTAgacaaacaaatgaaaattataaaaatactgaaactgtagttgaaaatcaaaatcccGATCCGGCCGATCccgtaatagtaaataaaacaccCAGACCAATTAGATCTAGAAAACCGCCTCAGAGATATTCTCCAAGTGATTATGCTTAGggcaataattaactattaattatatcagttatattatataataaatactcgtatgtaaaaaaaaaaaaaaaaataaaataaatactaacatagtaattataagcactatacaaaatacttaatatttttttttaaaggaaagagatgttgcatattcagcatttacattatatactaaacgtttatattaacaataataatcataagtatcatattacgatcggtggggattgtccatcggtcattagcaagtagacaattttatatgtacgtcagttcgatttatacttttcataataaaagactataatatacgtttatgttattattcatattaacaatacacaacaataaatataatatattttattaaatctaggTTGGCGGACATGATGGTGTTAATGGTTTGAACAGTGCCGAGGTTTTTGATGTCAGTATTCAAGAATGGAGAATGGTTTCAAGTATGTCCAGTAAGAGATTCTGTGTTGGTGTTGGAGTTCTAAATAATCTTTTATACgccgtaaataaatatttaatttataatttcaagttttatattcattacattttattcaattgtataGGTAGGAGGGTATGATAGTTCATCAAAGCAATTTTTCAAATCTGTTGAATGTTATGATCCGAGTATTGACAGATGGAAACTAGTTGCAGAATTGTCCATATGCCGCAGTCGTGTTAGTGTAGGAGTTTTAGATGGTGTGATGTATGCTATTGGAGGTTGGGATGGGTCAGTAGTTCATAAAAGTGTAGAAGTCTATACAGAAAGATCCAAAGTTTGGACTAGTATTCCTGATATGCATATATGCAGAAGAAATCCtggtaactataattattattttttcaaagaaaatgtattgattttagattatatgttttatatagcAGTAGTTGTATTAGATGGATTATTGTATGTTATGGGTGGAACAGATGAAGATTCTACTAATTTGGATTCATTAGAAATTTATAATCCAAAGACCAATACATGGAAGTTAGTAGAATCGAGTTTGAATGATGTTGGTCTAATTGAAATTATAGCTGGAGTAGTCATTGATGGACCACCACATTTTAAAACTCATTAGTATAAGCCTTAAATAGTCTCAtggttgataatttttaatacaatcatgtgtatatgatttttttattatataaatttaaaatttcgtgAATTTTTGAATGAACAGTTTTTGTATAACTTAAATTGACTATTTTAGAATCATAAAATaagcaatttaattaattaaattctattCCATCAACTAAACATCATGTTTACATTGTATCTCATGTAACTTATTTGTGAGATACTGGTGCAATGTGCAAATTAagtttgtttaaatgtttttaattgttttttttacatattaataaagtacCATAAgctgtacattattttattgtttttttataactcattcgcccttattttatattaatctactataatttacttttatattgtaatttcagCTCTATGTTTGTTTTACCGTGCTTATTAAGAACTATACAGTGGCATGGCAAACTTAAGTTACTTCTGAatcacaataaatttatattagtaattataaataccacttagttaataagtaattacgTTAACAGAAACTGAGAGAGATTTGTTTATTCTTGTTATGTACTTAAtgcattatttactataatatgtgtaatgccCCTAATTTCCAGGGCACCCACCACCCTTTAAACTGAGGCACGAGCCTCAAATAAAGTCCTTCGTCACGCCACCGGAACTATAGTCTCATTTTACACAAAACTTGTTTaatcacttatttttttattgagaaaGTAGGTATTCTCGATTTGCATGCAGAATTATTGTTCTAATTTTGATAATGGAATCACTTAATTGTCATCTGGTTACTCTATAATTTCTGTAATGATAGACTGGGTTTATTTAGTTCATTTTACTATGAAAACAATATGTTTGTTATTACAACtcgtttatgtataatttaagttttattctaagtagtattttataaattactccTCTTACtagatttattattcattattttcatttaccatttttagttttatacataggtactagcaggggcggatttacccataggccaccaaggcactggcctagggtgcaatattttttggggcgcaattttttagttaatttttactttttagtttttcatcatttcataattctatttacctaaatttatattttatattaattttttttcgtatacaacttgcatgacactggagaatggctcacgtggtcacgtcgcagtaacgttttaatttataagctataataaccttgccgtttgagtttaatcctgcgaccagcgcgTGTCGCGctgcgccgccaccgctagaggttcgacatcgacactcgtCGAGGCAGTtacctatgttaatgcatggaaGGTGGTATACGGGGTGCGGCgttattgtgaatggcgcatgcgcaaaacgccagccaaggcgtCATATacactgcctcgggccgccgggtacatttctacattatatattatagccgctctactatagctaggtgggggacagctcgcacagtgcttagtggaatgacccgcctcaccccgcacccggcaccacaattagaatactggaattaattctggagatcaggtgtcttgataaagtaattaataattaataatcacgatttaagatagtatcttaaatcgtgataataataaatattgcgacgacgcgcgacgctggcactatCGACCGTCTCCTGTATATACTGTCATACTGCATACTGCACACTGCTTCAGAAATTTGCTGATCGATTtcgattatagagactagagtgcatagataaatcaaggcgtaaaatgattgaattattgtacaagtgtacaaatgtacctttgcaaaattgtattaatatttatttgtttagttggtatgtataaatataaaaaggtgttgtggatgtcgctctgctgtacagtaggttacaagtgggtcactgtataatggatagtattaaatttgaatccaatgatataatatcactgtataagaaaaacgattctgagcggagacggtatgtcagtctaggtataagatatattatatacttatcagttatctaaggtattaaaaaaaaaattgacctataataaattccaaattaatcatatcacaatatctattaggtacccagtggcgccgaagtttttaaaatgtggtcgggcaattttaaaacctcccggcctcaatatcttaattatttaatatagaggtactctaatatacatttattcataatcacggtttaaatatactcatgctcatattaaagttatgaattaaataaaatatggccggccggccacattttttaaaattcaccaTGGACTTCGGCAccactgtaggtaggtacctattataaccagtgttgggaatagattaCTAataatcacgattaaagatagtatcatagttatatctttaatcgtgctaataatttatctagataaagataaaggtgactgtaataatttttatctagatacagataaagataattatactaaatttgatctagataaagataaaaattagtatatttttatctagataaatatgagataatttcatgtatttcatgtttaattttaaaaatattcaggatacctacttgagtctacaggtcaaaaaaaatacataatttaaatttttttaaagcagaggacagaggtcgtacagatcggttaagcgataactgaaataccgTGAATTataatagggttttataaatattaaattgttataaattacaattattataatattattatgcttgtgagtccaaaatccatgaatgttggtttatttttgtcggtttaaaacaataattatttttcatacttcgTACACACTTCTagggatagatgtttttgcttttgctattattagttgttcttacaatcttacctactacatgcccattacatatttctatttttgggttttctcattgtttacgatgtaaaactccagactgacaatgaatattaataaatattaaaatcatggtattataatgcatattactaaacgtgttttctatgtaataaatgaaaaatagaaaaatgtaaaaataaaataataaaaatattttaaattttcaaatttttttttagttcatttaaataaactatctagataagtacttactcatagataactagaattttatctagatgaagataaagataactgagtagaaatttatctagataggataaaagataaataatttttacctagATATTTCTCAACACTgcctataacgcgttatacatcaacaacaaaccgtgatactatcatagatatatgatagtataatttagaagtttcaagtttacccacgaataatattatacaatcacaacaaaataactaaaatagttattctaggtttttaatatgtaatttcgtcccaatttgaacttaaaatgactatagaaataaactgtgtaaatgtattttttagattttttggtaacagaattaattacttacgtggaatcttattttaaatattcaattcttagatacaaaagttgaacattttataaatgtttaactacaaaataattattcaaattaaaatttgataaatcttgtcaaaattcgatctttaaatgctgataaaaaaaaattgtgcctatgtactttttatatttttacactactattgtaacaatatatcaggagccttgtattacatttttacactttttggcccaacagataagactttattgatatttatagaaaaaaaaactaaaaaaattgaaaactgacaatgtccgtaaacagctcaaaaagagtcaaattattaaaagtttaaaaagggagaggaccaaccccgggaggtgctcaaacaggaattttttatttataaatggttaccatgggttttgaagctattaattattataataataattattggttgctgGGAAActaagtgcacgggatcagctagatgtataataataaggtgAAGTCCAACTAGTATTGTAGAATGTATGACATCGATTTTAAattggatattaatatatttttagtaatctttctattattttattacgattaCCTATAGAATATTTGTTATCTATTATCGGTAAATAAGCTAATAACTAGTCNNNNNNNNNNNNNNNNNNNNNNNNNNNNNNNNNNNNNNNNNNNNNNNNNNNNNNNNNNNNNNNNNNNNNNNNNNNNNNNNNNNNNNNNNNNNNNNNNNNNGATCTCGGTCGATTGTCCATAATCCATCATATAGTTGGGCAATGAGCAGTACATCCAGACTACGAAGTACGAGAGGAGGTACAAACAAAAAGTTTTAGTTTacgattaaacaattttaattaatcaaattgtatatgttttaattttttattggataaaatatgtattgttcgTAAAACTACAGCCGGTGGTACCAGCCAACCAGTTCCGTCTGGCATTTtagtatacaaaacaaaaaaaaatttaattaaaacatcagGTAATCGTAGTTACCTACAGTACAGATTTCATTATTTGGATTTCAatgttatgaaattaataaaatggttCAACCACAATGCGTTCTATGTGGAGACATTTTAGCTAAAGAAAGTTTAAAAACCTCCAAATTAAAGAGACATCGAGATACCACACACCCAAATCTAAAAAACAAACTTACGGAATATTTTGAACGCTTAAATGACCAGTTTAAAGTAATACAAATGCAATGAAAAATTGAAAGCTTATTGTCAtacgtatttattattctgtaatatattatatttctataggtaCTTCAATAAAAACACAGAATAACTAATAGCGACGGTCCGTATGGAGTGTGGGGTGACCCggtatacatactacatataccTACGCCGTCATACCTCTATGGCCCATATagtccatatgacaatattataataatttaatatgcattttttgttaaattttttataaatacggcTTGGGGGGAGGGGCTAGGGGCCGCCCCTGTTTACAACACAAGTAAACTTTATAACGATAAACGATTCGGTGGTGTGGCGTATACacagatatattaaaatactaagaatttacatttttttttatgaaatgttgatatttttatgcTCAACGTGTTGGTGAATTAAGAATTTACCTATCCtacttaagtaattttttttttgttaataaaccaCGTAAAACCTACAATTCATTTGTACGtggtttattaacaataacataatataaaaagtaagtaAGATAAGTAGGTGAATTCTGATTTCAGCAACTTGTTGAGCATCAAAAAATCGTTTGGGAACTGGAAAGTAAACTACATTAATTGTTCCTACAGTTTTAATGCGTATACCACCNNNNNNNNNNNNNNNNNNNNNNNNNNNNNNNNNNNNNNNNNNNNNNNNNNNNNNNNNNNNNNNNNNNNNNNNNNNNNNNNNNNNNNNNNNNNNNNNNNNNNNNNNNNNNNNNNNNNNNNNNNNNNNNNNNNNNNNNNNNNNNNNNNNNNNNNNNNNNNNNNNNNNNNNNNNNNNNNNNNNNNNNNNNNNNNNNNNNNNNNNNNNNNNNNNNNNNNNNNNNNNNNNNNNNNNNNNNNNNNNNNNNNNNNNNNNNNNNNNNNNNNNNNNNNNNNNNNNNNNNNNNNNNNNNNNNNNNNNNNNNNNNNNNNNNNNNNNNNNNNNNNNNNNNNNNNNNNNNNNNNNNNNNNNNNNNNNNNNNNNNNNNNNNNNNNNNNNNNNNNNNNNNNNNNNNNNNNNNNNNNNNNNNNNNNNNNNNNNNNNNNNNNNNNNNNNNNNNNNNNNNNNNNNNNNNNNNNNNNNNNNNNNNNNNNNNNNNNNNNNNNNNNNNNNNNNNNNNNNNNNNNNNNNNNNNNNNNNNNNNNNNNNNNNNNNNNNNNNNNNNNNNNNNNNNNNNNNAGCTGTGTATTTTTGCTCCTCTATCGGGTAGGCAACGCTGTATCTAGCGGTGAGCTAAACTggagtaatattttcaatcaactaATAAGCCAAGTGTTTACACCTTATCAATCCACCTTGCCACTGGTTTAaccgtgccttcgataattcagcgctgcTGTAAGCGTGATAGATGTGATAAGAAAGTATGATGAATATGATTGTGATTGACCAGCATGTTTCTAACCTGCTGGAACCGCTGTTTGGTTCGCTAGGTTGTGATaaatatgatgaattaaaaaacgacATCTACCTATCACAAGCAGCGTAGTTTTgcgctgaattaaaaaatgacaatttataattgCTGACGAAGCGTTACAGCAGCGCTGAATTATCAGGGGTACGAAACtctgtgaattggccgaatcgggcgattgtagccttgaacacggtctccaggggggcgtggcatacgtaatctatgataaaagtaaacagtggaaacaacccgaccccgcgcagaataccctacctattaggcggaaacggtttttcaatacgggtataacatcatgtcagtgttacggaaacagtttcattgttcggacttcagatcataggtaaacacttcacccatcagctgatcgagtttcgcttctatattgttctatggaattatcgaaggcacggtAATACTCGCGGCATACCAACATAACTAAACATCTAATATTTCCTTTATACGGCGACACTTTAATATTTACACGTCATCtgataattttgtgttttgaaAATGTGTTCGTTTATCTCAAATTGTCATTTGTCCGTTTTGTCATGTACTcatgtgaattttgaaaaacacCGACTTGGCAACAGTGCAACACGAATTTTTTtcacgacaaaataatatagtttttttttaattttatttttctctgcTCCGTTCGATCACATTGTTTcgctaacatattatattgtactactGTCTGTTTTACATTACTCGtttctttatttattagaagtttttattaaaaatttaataataaattgttatgccTTCCAACCATTGTACCGTCGTTGGCTGTGATACAAATTACACCGACAGACAAACCATACGACATCGTTTTCCCCGGGACGAGGAGACTTGTAAAGTATGGGTTCAAAAAACTGGAGAcgataaattgtataacatatcTGTGTCACAAATATATAAAGGTTATGTAATTTGTGACAAACACTTCGACGCCAGCTGCAAGAGCCCtggttttaaaaaacttaatccTGGTTCTATTCCTACTCTAAATCTGCCAGGTAAAACATTATACTTGTAGTATCtatctaatattctaaatactttAGCATTTCATaagagataaattattattgtgattcatattattgtgtttggtGCACAATAAACGAcagtaacataattattgtttttttttcatataagtacctacctaattgtttttatttttcaatagaaATAATTACCGTTGGTAATGAGGTTTTAAATGAAGATTCCTTAAAAAACCGTCAATTATTGTAAGCTGTCTTCGTTCTATAATCTTTTTAAACTGGGCATTagctattgtaaaatattctttacttaaacattttagaagatatttttctatagctaattgtattattatcctaaccataaattactaattaaacgAGTaagtgtacctaattataattagtcTATAGCTTTTTAGCATGATTGATTGTTGCTAATCAAGGTTTAAATAGTAAACTATAGTATGTAGTTGTTGAATTTGATTAGTTGTTTGtagaaaatattaagtcaatatCATAGCATGACATGGAATTTgagttttagtatattaatcTACATTGATACGTTAgtcattaacttaaaatttaaattacatgaaTGCAATAATTCTTGCTTACTAGTtagatatgtaaaatattaatttagtattatataacttaaatttgtaATGTAGCTTGTAGTCTGtaacatgaacattttatttatttgctgtatatactacctatacttatattatagtaggtactttatatttattatttattaattaataatgcattttatagatattttttagttGCTCGCAACATTTCTGACAATGGAGTTGAGGATTATATTGAGCCATGAACATCTACTTCTATGAACATATCTATCGATATGAATCGTTCTGATGGAAATAACATAAagcttttataataatcataggcGTGCGAAGACCTCTGAGTCAGGTATGGCTAAATTCAATCTGACCAAACCTTTTCACAGTcacacaagaaaaaaattatagacattttcacaACAAACTTCAAAGTGATCCTTTTGTTGgtgaatgaaaaatgtaaacaatcatcaatattgatttaaaatta
This portion of the Acyrthosiphon pisum isolate AL4f chromosome A1, pea_aphid_22Mar2018_4r6ur, whole genome shotgun sequence genome encodes:
- the LOC100574361 gene encoding ring canal kelch homolog isoform X1; the encoded protein is MEHIRLSLLSKRYILENVVNEPLLKNSSKCKDYVIDALNFHLIKSLNPFTNPQTIWSKPRQSGDLRKVILVLGRSESTKNFSINWYDPSTNTWQRALDMRKGWLPVHLALIANQFVFGVGSSYKTNSQSVKMLDLYSQTSSWLPLNDMSVGRTNLGVGVLNNCVYAVGGHDGVNGLNSAEVFDVSIQEWRMVSSMSSKRFCVGVGVLNNLLYAVGGYDSSSKQFFKSVECYDPSIDRWKLVAELSICRSRVSVGVLDGVMYAIGGWDGSVVHKSVEVYTERSKVWTSIPDMHICRRNPGNYNYYFFKENVLILDYMFYIAVVVLDGLLYVMGGTDEDSTNLDSLEIYNPKTNTWKLVESSLNDVGLIEIIAGVVIDGPPHFKTH
- the LOC100574361 gene encoding ring canal kelch homolog isoform X2; the encoded protein is MEHIRLSLLSKRYILENVVNEPLLKNSSKCKDYVIDALNFHLIKSLNPFTNPQTIWSKPRQSGDLRKVILVLGRSESTKNFSINWYDPSTNTWQRALDMRKGWLPVHLALIANQFVFGVGSSYKTNSQSVKMLDLYSQTSSWLPLNDMSVGRTNLGVGVLNNCVYAVGGHDGVNGLNSAEVFDVSIQEWRMVSSMSSKRFCVGVGVLNNLLYAVGGYDSSSKQFFKSVECYDPSIDRWKLVAELSICRSRVSVGVLDGVMYAIGGWDGSVVHKSVEVYTERSKVWTSIPDMHICRRNPAVVVLDGLLYVMGGTDEDSTNLDSLEIYNPKTNTWKLVESSLNDVGLIEIIAGVVIDGPPHFKTH